A region from the Drosophila bipectinata strain 14024-0381.07 chromosome 3R, DbipHiC1v2, whole genome shotgun sequence genome encodes:
- the cno gene encoding afadin isoform X2 — translation MSHDKKMLDREAVRSVIQQWNANRLDLFALSEPDENLLFHGVMRFYFQDAGQKVATKCIRVASDATVTDVIDTLIEKFRPDMRMLSVPNYALYEVHANGEERRLNADEKPLLVQLNWHIDDREGRFLLKNIDQKTTPIEQTDLNFKRKLSKREKKEQKKKEKMAKLSSDPPTANGNQLGIGNGIGGSAGSAHMNGNAGGSGGDGGDAVAGKLYTELPETSFTRSISNPEAVMRRRRQQKLEKKLQQFRSRDGGPDTGGTLKIYGESLCQDVPYKTLLLSIRDCAQAVVREMLTKYGLEKADPLHYCLVQVNSDGTEYILDDDECPLSILMNHPTSRGSIMFHVRRRPADSQPRRRKKKPLGASNGANHMSGDREGPVLVEVTHSGDGGRRIKLGSDPVEVGSANTNCLQLFGPSIQPRHCLISLLEGVCTVTPLHTDALTFVNGHHISQPTILHNGSVVMFGRVASYRFLDSPTDGRYNLALSQSQLDSACLYERSPKMPGSGLMAGGGSGSGDGQGQEPILPAVLEFPETHQELFLRHIISELDVNVPHFKLAPVYSLYLCARYRASTHYRPELQPTERAHKLTIFLHHVANLVYSVVQEQYTDPRILAFWMANSSEFLHFLKSDRHISAFSVQAQEVLAEAVQTAFRNLVNCFRLELSQTLNQFLSETIDHDSAAGLVLTVLGSAMALLRRCRVNAALTIQLFSQLFHYINVICFNTIVANSHMCTADWGKVMTERLQLLELWAERQGLELAADCHLAKINQCAQFLQAPKSSVEEIQQLACSCFRLNSLQMAALLQQEKLPRNLVDTAIRMAESVADELTRADGREVRLEESPELHLALLLPDDGFSCDVVRSIPTGLVDFLNPLQQQGMCRLAAQPTSIGLWTVYMHQFNARSSSAMSNKLPQPELQLIKLHKNSNGMGLSIVAAKGAGQEKLGIYIKSVVPGGAADADGRLQAGDQLLRVDGQSLIGITQERAADYLVRTGPVVSLEVAKQGAIYHGLATLLQQPSPVIQRGNRRMSERDLTRMGGAESTKSLGPLLANSHPNHSLSLSQHLNSSHSNTLGNSNNSSIINPLAAHLPNSKSVPALHHHTGSGTISLANSKSRSTHSLHNNTSGMGIGGGVGGGVGSGAGMLGHPNGSHSNANGNGNGNGNGNGNEQGFYQNLSVYRAQNQSQPILNERPPMPAHAAMSGYNGSSPLAAATLPQQQQQPSPYQQQQHLQANANLPPTRPVSAYYHSQQTAQQQLQQQQQQQQQQQQQHTLQQQQFAHSSSNLNGQQQPQHQLTLNNRAKSQQNFQHTLRMQHMMAPSMPNISNMYHQQQQQQQQQQQPQLPLQQQQQHQQQPLMSSSQSMQNVNEFGGGYQNGGLEYRRSQLHEPPTLYELQQQQPSPNFIALPPKPLGSLQSPNKPAAPPSTAPKPQQQQQRMAQGAYLGQPLMAEDKPPLPPTATHPLYKASQQLAPGMNYVASTLDPPKGSYVPANQAANRALHSGGNPWEREEREKDLEMRREHIRQWREQQISELSQIVSRSPMQEEQLKTLILERDFERRAQELQEQEDQDHEQQYDKENVQELFRLAGGGQVSAIQTPITSFRQTEIKLAEITDSSSQIDAAPAPAPPAPAAPSVGSTQQPKSILKHNRYSEGGAGSSGAPSSPSKSQKSASFADERHLQTEHPISSLAKELNQLTMLDKDNNNEAVDAVVPPPPPPERNSSYLIMSQQKLRASTGSSTSSMGLLKTATSNQAAVAVEIKKASLLNTQSNNNNNNNNLAGSLNNNTMQASPLSAMELNAAYVSATGTGMMGSLGTPPPPPPLMQRDNKRVSFHDEENNFVGGTNPQQQQYIMDNYGMEHQDLDTIREDTSFLQQSLDASMLPSMPATPDAALWNTTVQSTPGVIGAQEVYRDPRQRRLAEKQQQQQQQRAGDAVPEKLSFKEKMKMFALESGEDNTPKDKLKISRAQRDIDAVH, via the exons ATGTCACATGATAAGAAGATGCTGGACCGCGAGGCAGTTCGTTCAGTGATACAGCAATGGAATGCCAATCGATTGGATCTCTTTGCGCTCTCCGAGCCAGACGAG AACCTGCTCTTCCATGGCGTTATGCGCTTCTACTTCCAAGACGCTGGCCAGAAAGTGGCCACCAAATGCATTCGCGTGGCCTCCGATGCCACAGTCACAGATGTCATAG ACACACTGATTGAGAAATTCCGTCCCGATATGCGGATGCTATCCGTTCCCAACTACGCCCTCTACGAGGTGCATGCCAATGGCGAGGAGCGGCGACTGAACGCCGATGAGAAGCCACTGTTGGTGCAACTCAACTGGCACATCGACGATCGTGAGGGTCGCTTCCTGCTGAAGAACATTGACCAGAAAACCACA CCCATCGAACAGACAGATCTGAACTTCAAGCGGAAGCTCTCCAAGCGCGAGAAGAAGGAGCAGAAGAAGAAGGAGAAGATGGCCAAGCTCAGCTCTGATCCTCCCACCGCCAATGGCAACCAGCTGGGCATTGGCAACGGCATCGGCGGATCCGCGGGGTCGGCTCACATGAACGGCAACGCCGGCGGCAGCGGAGGAGATGGTGGCGATGCCGTGGCAGGGAAGCTGTACACCGAACTGCCGGAAACCTCGTTCACACGATCGATCTCAAACCCGGAGGCCGTTATGCGAAGACGCCGCCAGCAGAAGCTGGAGAAGAAGCTGCAACAGTTTCGATCGCGTGACGGCGGCCCCGACACGGGAGGAACGCTCAAGATTTATGGCGAGAGTCTATGCCAGGACGTGCCATACAAGACCCTGCTGCTCTCCATCCGGGACTGTGCCCAGGCAGTGGTCCGGGAAATGCTCACCAAATACGGACTAGAGAAAGCCGATCCTCTTCACTACTGCCTAGTTCAG GTCAACAGCGACGGAACGGAGTACATACTTGACGACGATGAGTGCCCGCTATCGATACTCATGAATCACCCAACGTCACGAG GTTCCATTATGTTTCACGTGCGGCGCCGGCCGGCGGACTCCCAGCCGCGGAGACGCAAAAAGAAGCCACTGGGAGCGTCCAATGGGGCCAACCACATGTCCGGCGATCGCGAGGGACCTGTCCTGGTGGAGGTGACCCACAGCGGCGATGGCGGCCGGCGCATCAAGCTGGGCAGCGATCCAGTGGAGGTGGGATCTGCAAACACCAACTGCCTGCAGCTGTTTGGACCCTCGATCCAGCCGAGGCACTGCCTCATCTCGCTGCTGGAGGGCGTCTGCACGGTGACCCCGCTGCACACCGACGCCCTGACCTTTGTCAATGGCCACCACATCAGCCAGCCGACCATTTTGCAT AACGGCTCGGTTGTGATGTTTGGACGCGTGGCCTCCTACCGATTCCTCGACTCCCCCACGGACGGACGCTACAATCTGGCCCTGTCCCAGTCCCAGTTGGACTCGGCATGTCTCTACGAGAG GTCACCCAAGATGCCAGGGTCTGGTCTTATGgccggcggcggcagcggctcCGGAGACGGGCAGGGACAAGAGCCCATTCTGCCGGCGGTCCTTGAGTTTCCAGAGACGCACCAGGAGCTTTTTCTGCGTCACATCATCAGTGAGCTGGATGTAAATGTTCCGCACTTTAAGCTGGCGCCCGTCTACTCGCTCTACCTGTGCGCCAG ATACCGGGCCTCCACGCACTACCGCCCGGAGCTGCAGCCCACGGAGCGCGCCCACAAGCTGACCATCTTCCTGCACCACGTGGCCAACTTGGTCTACAGCGTGGTCCAGGAACAGTACACCGACCCCCGGATCCTGGCCTTTTGGATGGCCAACAGCTCGGAGTTTCTGCACTTCCTGAAGTCGGACCGCCACATCAGCGCCTTCAGCGTCCAGGCCCAGGAGGTGCTGGCCGAGGCGGTCCAGACGGCGTTCCGCAACCTGGTCAACTGCTTCCGCCTGGAGCTCTCACAGACTCTCAACCAGTTTCTCTCGGAGACCATCGACCACGACTCGGCGGCGGGACTAGTGCTCACCGTCCTGGGCTCCGCCATGGCCTTGCTGAGGAGGTGCCGCGTGAATGCCGCCCTCACCATCCAGCTCTTCTCCCAGCTGTTCCACTACATCAATGTCATATGTTTCAATACG ATTGTGGCGAACTCCCACATGTGCACGGCGGACTGGGGCAAGGTGATGACTGAGCGACTCCAGCTATTGGAGCTGTGGGCCGAGCGGCAGGGTCTGGAGTTGGCCGCCGACTGCCACCTGGCTAAGATCAACCAGTGCGCCCAGTTCCTGCAGGCGCCCAAGTCCTCCGTGGAGGAGATCCAGCAGCTGGCGTGCTCTTGCTTCCGTCTCAACTCTCTTCAAATGGCCGCCCTGCTGCAGCAGGAGAAGCTGCCCCGCAACCTGGTGGACACAGCCATCCGGATGGCCGAGTCCGTGGCCGACGAACTGACCCGCGCCGATGGACGCGAGGTCCGCCTGGAGGAGTCGCCAGAGCTTCACTTGGCGCTGCTACTGCCCGATGACGGATTCAGCTGCGACGTGGTCCGAAGCATACCCACCGGCCTGGTCGACTTCCTCAATCCTCTGCAGCAGCAAGGCATGTGCCGGCTGGCAGCCCAACCCACGTCGATTGGGCTCTGGACGGTCTACATGCACCAGTTCAAT GCCCGCAGCTCCAGTGCAATGTCCAACAAGCTGCCGCAGCCCGAACTCCAGCTGATCAAGCTCCACAAAAACAGCAACGGCATGGGCCTGTCCATAGTGGCGGCCAAGGGGGCCGGTCAGGAGAAGCTGGGGATCTACATCAAGAGCGTGGTGCCCGGAGGAGCGGCCGATGCGGATGGCCGCCTGCAGGCTGGAGATCAGCTGCTCCGCGTAGATGGACAAAGCCTTATTGGCATCACCCAGGAAAG GGCTGCGGATTACTTGGTGCGAACAGGCCCGGTGGTCAGCCTGGAGGTAGCCAAGCAGGGAGCCATCTACCACGGACTGGCGACACTGCTACAGCAACCTAGTCCGGTCATCCAGCGTG GTAATCGACGTATGTCCGAGCGCGACCTGACGCGAATGGGCGGCGCCGAGTCGACCAAGTCCCTGGGGCCACTGCTGGCCAACAGTCACCCGAATCACAGCCTCAGTCTCAGCCAGCACCTGAACAGCAGCCATAGCAACACCCTCGGCAATAGCAACAATAGTAGCATCATCAATCCATTAGCTGCACACCTTCCGAACAGCAAGTCGGTGCCGGCCTTGCATCACCACACGGGATCGGGTACCATAT CCCTGGCCAATTCAAAGTCACGCAGCACGCACAGTTTGCATAACAATACATCGGGCATGGGCATAGGAGGAGGAGTAGGAGGAGGAGTCGGTAGTGGAGCCGGAATGCTGGGTCACCCAAATGGCAGCCACAGCAatgcaaatggaaatggaaatggcaacGGCAATGGGAACGGCAACGAGCAGGGATTCTATCAGAATCTCAGTGTATATCGGGCACAGAATCAGAGTCAGCCGATACTGAATGAAAG ACCGCCGATGCCCGCACATGCCGCCATGAGCGGGTACAATGGCAGTTCCCCGCTTGCAGCCGCCACtctgccacagcagcagcaacaaccgTCGCcctaccagcagcagcagcacctgCAGGCCAACGCTAACCTGCCGCCCACTCGTCCCGTTTCCGCCTACTACCACAGCCAGCAGACggcgcagcagcagctccagcagcaacagcaacagcagcaacaacagcagcagcagcacaccctgcagcagcagcagttcgcccacagcagcagcaatctcaatggccagcagcagccacagcacCAGCTCACCCTCAACAACCGCGCCAAGAGCCAGCAGAACTTCCAGCACACCCTGCGCATGCAGCACATGATGGCTCCATCGATGCCCAACATCAGCAACATgtaccaccagcagcagcagcagcagcaacaacagcagcagccacagttgcccctgcaacagcagcagcagcaccagcagcaaccCCTGATGAGCAGCAGCCAGAGCATGCAGAATGTGAACGAGTTCGGAGGAGGCTATCAGAACGGTGGCCTGGAGTACCGACGCAGCCAGCTCCATGAACCCCCCACGCTCTACGAgctccagcagcaacagccgtCGCCCAACTTCATAGCCCTGCCACCAAAGCCCTTGGGCAGCCTGCAATCCCCCAATAAGCCAGCAGCTCCACCGAGCACGGCGCCCAagccacagcagcaacaacagcgaatGGCCCAGGGCGCCTACCTGGGGCAACCATTGATGGCGGAGGACAAGCCGCCGCTGCCACCCACAGCAACGCATCCGCTGTACAAGGCCTCGCAGCAACTGGCTCCGGGCATGAACTATGTGGCCAGCACTTTGGATCCCCCCAAGGGCAGCTATGTGCCGGCCAACCAGGCGGCCAATCGGGCGCTTCACAGCGGCGGCAATCCCTGGGAGCGGGAAGAGCGCGAAAAGGATCTGGAGATGCGACGCGAGCACATCCGTCAGTGGCGGGAGCAACAGATATCGGAGCTCTCGCAGATTGTATCCCGCTCGCCCATGCAGGAGGAGCAGCTGAAGACGCTGATCCTGGAGCGGGACTTTGAGCGACGAGCGCAGGAGttgcaggagcaggaggatcAGGATCACGAGCAGCAATACGACAAGGAGAATGTACAGGAGCTGTTCCGACTGGCTGGAGGTGGCCAGGTCAGTGCCATACAAACCCCCATCACCAGCTTCCGTCAGACAGAGATCAAGCTGGCGGAGATCACGGACAGCAGCAGCCAGATTGATGCGGCGCCTGCACCAGCTCCCCCGGCTCCAGCTGCCCCATCCGTGGGCAGCACCCAGCAGCCGAAGAGCATTCTCAAGCATAACAGATACTCGGAAGGTGGAGCCGGAAGCAGTGGCGCCCCTTCGTCGCCGTCCAAGTCCCAAAAGTCGGCTAGTTTTGCTGACGAAAGGCACCTGCAGACCGAGCACCCGATATCCAGCCTGGCCAAGGAGCTCAACCAGCTCACCATGCTGGACaaagacaacaacaacgagGCCGTTGATGCTGTAGTGCccccgccaccgccgccagaGAGGAATAGCTCCTACCTGATAATGTCGCAGCAGAAACTGCGTGCCAGCACTGGAAGCTCCACCAGCTCCATGGGTCTGCTGAAGACTGCCACCAGCAATCAGGCAGCTGTGGCTGTGGAGATCAAGAAGGCGTCCCTCCTGAACACCcaatccaacaacaacaataataacaacaatctGGCGGGAAGCCTGAACAACAACACCATGCAGGCGTCACCCTTGAGCGCCATGGAACTGAATGCTGCCTATGTTTCGGCCACGGGGACGGGAATGATGGGCAGCTTGGGCACGCCTCCTCCACCACCGCCTTTGATGCAGCGGGACAACAAGCGGGTTAGCTTCCATGACGAGGAGAACAACTTTGTTGGCGGCACCAATccccaacagcagcagtacATCATGGACAACTATGGCATGGAGCACCAGGACTTGGATACCATCAGAGAAGACACCAGT TTTCTGCAGCAAAGTCTGGATGCCTCCATGTTGCCCTCGATGCCAGCCACTCCCGATGCCGCCCTCTGGAACACCACAGTGCAGTCTACGCCCGGCGTTATAGGAGCGCAAGAAGTGTACAG aGATCCGCGCCAGCGTCGCCTGGCGgaaaagcaacagcagcaacaacaacagcgagCTGGAGACGCGGTGCCGGAGAAGCTCTCCTTCAAGGAGAAGATGAAGATGTTCGCCCTGGAGTCGGGAGAGGATAACACGCCCAAGGACAAGCTGAAGATATCACGGGCCCAGCGGGACATCGATGCGGTGCACTAG